The Mycosarcoma maydis chromosome 17, whole genome shotgun sequence DNA window ACGGttaaatcacgaatcgtgaatcatgaattcacgattactGGCCGGGACCCGAGATCAAGTAACGTAGCTGCGAATTCGATCGGTTCCGACCAAGGACCACTAACACCATCCTGATTTCACGTTCACCAGTCGCAAAACGTTGGTTTCCACCCGCCACTTGGCTTCTCCCCACACGCTATCGACCAGATCTACAACGCACATACACCCATCAAGCATCACAAGCACCTAGATAAGCTTCGAAAATGGACAAGCTTCCGAGCGCTGAAGAGATGCGAGGTATGTATTTCGTCGCTTCCATTGAGCACTGCCCTGCGGCGACTCTGTGGAGTGGATTTTTGTGAAACATGACTGACAAGCACTCTCTCGCGCGCGCGGTACCCTCGCGATGGCTCCTCGAATACTTTGCATCTACTCGATCGCGTATCTGCTCCTACCCTGCTAATGCATTGGCAACTGCATCACGTCGTCCGCTCGAACTTGCCCCGGCACACTGCCCAGAAACGCTCGCGCAACGAGAGGAAAAGATCCGAGAATCATGGGTGCGAACTATGGAGGCAAGAATCGTCCGTGAAGAATTGCAAAAGTGCCACAAGGCCGAAGGCGTCAACCACTACCAGGTCTGCAGTGATCTCGCCAAAAAGTACCATTCGCTGTTGGCCGATGCCAAGGTAAGTCGCATCCGCGCCTCGATCGGCTTTCCAACGCACGCGCATTGCTGAGCATACACCATCCTCACTTTTCCGTTCTCTTGCACAGGTCAAGGGCTTCCGAGTTATCGACACTGCGTAAAGAGCCTCCCTGTTTGTATCTTGCTCTCTCGCCGAAATATGATTCTCATAGCTTtcatcattcacgattcgtacCCGATGCCTTTGGCTCGACTGCACACGCCTCCATACCCAGCATTGATCGGCGTGGTCCCACACATTCGTCGCTGTTTCGTTGAACATGCTCCGTCACGCTGTCACGCTGTCACGCTACCACAAACGTGCTGAAACAGACGATATGAAAAGGTAGAAGTGATACAATTACACAGGTCGAGGAGAGTCACCGCGATTTTGAAGCTCGAAACAAGTCACAAGTGGTTCCAACTATGTGAGCAAGGACGCAAAGGCGGGATTCAGTTGGCATATTCGCGCTGAAAGTCTTGTAACTCGGATTCTTTCTGCTTGTACTGCTTGAGAAGTGTTTCGAggatctgcttgagctgttGCACACGAGCGGTCGCCGAATCGCAGAACAACCGATGCAAGCGAACAGTGTCAGCGACATGACATCAACAGACAAAGCGTCACAGTGAGAGTGGGCTAAAGAACCACTTACGCCTTCGAGATTGGTTTGAAGCGCCGGAAGCACCTCTTTGACCGTGCGCTCTACCAGAACACCGCCGATGAGACGGAAACACTTGCGATCCGGGTCAGCTTTCGATGCTTCGGTGAGTGTATCGATGACAAGTCTACATAGAGAAGCAGAGAGAGCAGATGATAGAACTATCGCTGTCAGCTGTCATGTCGATCCAGTAGATCGTCCCCGCTCGCAAGAAGCGTGCTATCGGCACAACTCACTTGTGCTCATCAGCTTCGCCCTCGAGTTCGCCAATCTTGGATGCGATACCTTGCAGTTCGGATCGTCGTGACTGGTAAAGTTGTGCCGCCTCTGTCCGACGGGTATGCAACGAATTCAGTAGGCGAACGGTCAGCTTTGCATCTCATATGCTTTGGATGGCAGAAGAATGTCCAAGGTagatcgacgagaccaGCAATTCGCTGCAGCTAAAAATCGCACCTTGTTCGGATAGCTGTCGCTTCTgtcctgctgcttgcgcaGGCTTCTGTGTCGCCGCTGATGACATGCTTCGGTCTGTTTGTAGCGAGTGAGTGCCCTGCAAGCTGTCTGTACGGCTGCGCTCTTCGTGGATCTTGGATGGTTCCTAATATCAAGCTTAAAGCATCAAGCACCAAGGCGTGAGGTTTGTGCgttcacagtcacgagttcaaCATGGAAGATCCACGAAACGTCGCACGTGAGCGTACTTTGTCTGCATAAGAGTGACGGTGTAACACGAACAGAAAATTCCCACGTCTCGTGCCTCATgtgccaatcacgaaaacCTAACATCCGCCGCAGTCTCGAGTGTAAGCGTTGTTTTACATTGCTGACGAATGTGCAGACaaagagagagaagagagaaAGGAAAAGCAGCCTGGAACAAATCCGACGGCAGCACGACAGCAcaactcacagactcagtcacgagtccgGCTAAAACTCCACTTTGACAACTGCGCGGAGCTCGGACCAGAAGAgtgacgaggtggtgagtttcaatcacgaatttcagGCGAGAAGCTGTGCAGCtaagcgtgaagcacgaaacAGcgccttcacgcttctcaGAGAgactcgcgactcggcTGTGCACACAGCTCCAGATACGGCAACAAGCTGTCTTCCATCACGAAGCGCACGAAATCGTAATCGGATCTTACGCTTTCCTTGCTCTCTTGCAACCATCCATCCGTCCGTACGTCCGCTCTTACGATTAGTCGGCTCAACACTGCACAAACAGCAGGCACACCACCAAtcggctcgagcagcgcatccACCCCTCCAACCCTCGCAGG harbors:
- a CDS encoding tubulin-binding prefolding complex subunit GIM4 (related to GIM4 - Gim complex component (prefoldin subunit 2)) encodes the protein MSSAATQKPAQAAGQKRQLSEQEAAQLYQSRRSELQGIASKIGELEGEADEHKLVIDTLTEASKADPDRKCFRLIGGVLVERTVKEVLPALQTNLEGLKQILETLLKQYKQKESELQDFQREYAN
- a CDS encoding putative NADH-ubiquinone oxidoreductase; this translates as MDKLPSAEEMRETLAQREEKIRESWVRTMEARIVREELQKCHKAEGVNHYQVCSDLAKKYHSLLADAKVKGFRVIDTA